Proteins from a genomic interval of Mycobacteriales bacterium:
- the cobM gene encoding precorrin-4 C(11)-methyltransferase produces the protein MTGLVSFVGAGPGAADLITLRGAQRIAEADIVIWAASLVHEDVLQHARPDAVVVNSAEHSLEGITGHYERAAREGLRVARIHSGDPALWGGTQEQKELCDSLGLATEVIPGVSSFSAVAALVQRELTIPEVAQSVVLTRLEGGKTPMPPRETVRAYAEIGATMCLFLSAARTKQLQTELLAGSYDEDTPCVVAYAATWPDELLFECRLGELADRVKEHKLYKHTLVLVGPALASQGTRSHLYHPGHFHEHRKVESQEARAALKASR, from the coding sequence GTGACCGGGCTCGTGAGCTTTGTCGGGGCGGGCCCGGGCGCGGCCGACCTCATCACCCTGCGCGGGGCGCAGCGCATCGCCGAGGCCGACATCGTCATCTGGGCCGCGTCGCTCGTGCACGAGGACGTCCTTCAGCACGCCCGGCCCGACGCGGTGGTCGTCAACTCCGCGGAGCACTCGCTCGAGGGCATCACCGGGCACTACGAGCGGGCCGCGCGCGAGGGCCTGCGGGTCGCGCGCATCCACTCCGGAGACCCGGCGCTGTGGGGCGGTACCCAGGAGCAGAAGGAGCTGTGCGACTCCCTCGGCCTCGCCACCGAGGTCATCCCGGGGGTCAGCAGCTTCTCCGCGGTCGCGGCGCTCGTGCAGCGCGAGCTCACCATCCCCGAGGTCGCGCAGTCGGTCGTGCTCACCCGCCTCGAGGGCGGCAAGACGCCGATGCCGCCGCGAGAGACGGTCCGGGCCTACGCCGAGATCGGCGCGACGATGTGCCTGTTCCTGTCGGCCGCGCGGACCAAGCAGCTGCAGACCGAGCTGCTCGCGGGGTCCTACGACGAGGACACCCCGTGCGTGGTCGCCTATGCCGCGACCTGGCCGGACGAGCTGCTCTTCGAGTGCCGGCTCGGCGAGCTGGCCGACCGCGTGAAGGAGCACAAGCTCTACAAGCACACGCTGGTGCTGGTCGGACCCGCGCTCGCGAGCCAGGGCACGCGGTCGCACCTCTACCACCCGGGTCACTTCCACGAGCACCGCAAGGTGGAGTCGCAGGAGGCGCGGGCCGCGCTGAAGGCCTCGCGATGA